A part of Gemmatimonas groenlandica genomic DNA contains:
- a CDS encoding DUF4876 domain-containing protein → MMRCMRDALTNAAICLAFGVTACGGGTVVDTGTGPGATPTDTTRQPTVQRASIAARVTIDPADAAIAQQAGITVGGLTAKLTRSAAGFTPVTAVTAADGTVRFDNLFEGRYQLSIERTLSSTELQRLTPGDREASLFAGGVDAVLSPPGNASVEVPLVSARRGSLIISELWPFQAPASASFGYGFGTYIEVYNNSDTTVYLDGVTIANTPLALHGGWPEYPCAQNNLAARMDSVYLRLSNLGNEFPGTGRDFPLPPGEGRVVAMDAIDHNAAAPGMEQLDLSRADFENIGSDADTDNPFAVNMVRRTSSLGPFGRGTLYNTSNIAYVLLRAGASAVIDTVVITQTYGTPPAVGSPMKVPRVPREYVLDLASFNSDPTTPGYANVSGITCSPFMAASFDRAPAPLFNTSKSVAISRRSLGRTAAGKEILQRTRTSVRDFEQGPPLLRTLRK, encoded by the coding sequence ATGATGCGATGCATGCGGGACGCGCTCACCAACGCGGCGATTTGTCTTGCGTTTGGAGTGACAGCGTGTGGTGGCGGCACGGTAGTCGACACCGGCACCGGGCCTGGGGCAACGCCGACCGACACGACCCGCCAGCCGACGGTGCAACGGGCGTCGATCGCGGCGCGCGTGACCATCGATCCCGCGGACGCAGCCATTGCGCAACAAGCGGGCATCACCGTGGGTGGCTTGACCGCCAAGCTCACCCGGTCCGCCGCAGGCTTTACTCCTGTCACCGCCGTGACGGCCGCCGATGGCACGGTGCGCTTCGACAACCTGTTCGAGGGGCGGTACCAGCTATCGATCGAACGTACCCTGAGCAGCACGGAGCTGCAGCGACTTACGCCCGGCGATCGCGAGGCCTCGCTCTTCGCGGGTGGCGTTGATGCCGTCTTGAGTCCACCCGGGAATGCGTCAGTCGAAGTGCCCTTGGTGTCGGCGCGTCGCGGCTCGCTGATCATCTCCGAGCTCTGGCCTTTTCAGGCCCCCGCCAGCGCGAGCTTCGGCTACGGCTTCGGCACGTACATCGAGGTGTACAACAACAGCGATACGACTGTTTATCTGGATGGTGTCACGATCGCTAACACACCGTTGGCGCTGCACGGCGGGTGGCCCGAGTATCCATGCGCGCAAAACAATCTCGCGGCTCGCATGGACTCCGTGTATTTGCGGCTGAGCAATCTCGGGAATGAGTTCCCCGGCACAGGGCGCGACTTTCCCCTGCCTCCGGGCGAAGGGCGCGTAGTTGCCATGGACGCGATCGACCATAACGCGGCGGCTCCAGGCATGGAACAGCTCGACTTGTCGCGGGCTGATTTCGAGAACATCGGATCGGACGCGGACACCGATAATCCCTTTGCCGTAAACATGGTGAGACGCACCAGCAGCCTGGGCCCGTTCGGCCGTGGGACACTCTACAACACGTCGAACATTGCATACGTACTGCTCCGGGCAGGTGCCTCCGCGGTAATCGATACCGTCGTCATAACGCAGACGTACGGTACACCTCCTGCCGTCGGCAGCCCGATGAAGGTGCCGCGGGTTCCGCGGGAGTATGTGCTCGATCTGGCGAGCTTCAACAGCGATCCGACCACTCCCGGATACGCGAATGTTTCCGGGATCACCTGCTCGCCGTTCATGGCGGCGTCATTCGATCGCGCGCCGGCGCCACTATTCAACACGAGCAAGAGTGTCGCGATTTCCCGCAGGTCTCTCGGGCGGACGGCTGCCGGCAAGGAAATCCTGCAGCGCACGCGCACGTCGGTGCGCGATTTCGAGCAGGGCCCGCCGCTATTGCGTACGCTTCGCAAGTGA
- a CDS encoding DUF4876 domain-containing protein → MTPAFALAGSLRGTEMPNRVGRFRASTMYAVVLTAAAALATACGGGGVADTGGGPTTPTDTTRPPTVQRASVTARVTIDPADASLAQQAGIGVDGLTVRLTSSRAGEPVRTAVTGADGTARFDNLLEGIYTASVDRALTAAELQRLPVGQREAAVFAGGGQVVLTPPASRDASIALVGARRGSVVISEIFGNYGPPGSGTNNYVYGSYLEVYNNGDTTAYLDGMLLLQASGLHSSVTSIGGPSCDQSPNSARLDSTAVYTGTIIAFPGSGQDYPIRPGEAKVMAMDAVNHMVAAPEKEQVDLSRAQFEQFWTDGDVDNPESVNMVRVYGTTAGVFGRGLPYFSGSLQHVLLSRAARPFVTPVDVPYCGASGCTPRTSARVPSEYILDLMALEYSPLTPGYAVSEAQYPRCVPWTSPFYDRAPAPLVSTIQRKAIARRSLGRTADGREILQRTRNSARDLELAEPLRRSLNK, encoded by the coding sequence ATGACACCCGCGTTTGCACTCGCCGGTTCACTCCGCGGTACCGAGATGCCCAATCGGGTCGGTCGCTTTAGGGCGTCGACCATGTACGCCGTCGTGCTGACCGCGGCTGCCGCCCTCGCGACTGCGTGCGGCGGCGGGGGCGTCGCCGACACCGGTGGAGGTCCAACCACACCGACCGACACGACACGTCCACCAACAGTGCAACGGGCGTCGGTCACGGCGCGCGTCACGATCGACCCCGCCGACGCGAGTCTTGCGCAGCAGGCGGGAATCGGCGTCGACGGACTCACCGTGCGTCTCACGTCATCGCGCGCGGGCGAACCCGTGCGCACTGCCGTCACCGGCGCCGATGGCACGGCACGTTTCGACAATCTGCTCGAGGGTATCTACACCGCCAGCGTCGATCGGGCGCTCACTGCGGCCGAGTTGCAGCGACTTCCTGTGGGGCAACGCGAAGCAGCGGTATTTGCCGGCGGGGGACAGGTCGTGTTGACACCACCCGCATCGCGCGATGCATCGATCGCTCTCGTCGGCGCGCGTCGCGGGTCAGTGGTGATCTCCGAAATCTTTGGCAATTATGGCCCGCCCGGCAGCGGCACGAACAACTACGTGTACGGCAGTTATCTCGAGGTGTACAACAACGGCGACACGACGGCGTACCTCGACGGCATGTTGTTGCTGCAGGCGTCCGGGTTGCACAGTTCCGTCACCAGCATCGGCGGGCCTTCGTGCGACCAGTCGCCCAATTCCGCACGACTCGACAGCACGGCAGTGTACACCGGTACCATCATCGCTTTCCCAGGATCAGGCCAGGACTACCCGATCAGACCCGGCGAGGCAAAGGTGATGGCGATGGATGCCGTCAATCACATGGTGGCCGCGCCCGAAAAGGAGCAGGTCGACCTGTCTCGCGCACAGTTCGAGCAATTCTGGACCGATGGCGACGTGGACAATCCGGAATCGGTCAACATGGTCCGCGTGTACGGCACCACTGCCGGCGTGTTCGGACGTGGCCTCCCCTATTTCAGCGGGAGTTTGCAGCATGTACTGCTCTCGCGAGCGGCGCGGCCGTTCGTGACGCCTGTTGACGTCCCGTATTGCGGCGCTAGCGGTTGCACCCCTCGCACATCCGCGCGGGTGCCGAGTGAGTACATCCTGGATCTCATGGCGCTCGAGTACTCACCGCTGACACCGGGGTACGCGGTGTCAGAGGCGCAGTATCCGCGGTGTGTGCCGTGGACCAGCCCGTTCTACGATCGTGCACCGGCACCGCTGGTGTCCACGATCCAGCGCAAGGCCATCGCGCGACGCTCACTCGGCCGCACCGCTGACGGACGTGAGATCCTGCAACGGACGCGGAATTCGGCGAGGGACCTGGAGTTGGCGGAGCCACTCAGGCGGTCGTTGAACAAGTAG
- a CDS encoding PAS domain S-box protein translates to MSQSLPNDQSLLAENAALRVRLDKAEAMLRASGVRETDALVAEGDADPRHEAEVAQRRNEALFSTIIEQAPGGVYVVDAQFRVAAMNAETRPYFAAVQPLIGHDFDEALEIVWGPEVGPQIATIFRHTLSTGERYVSPRFSEQRHDIGVEQAFQWETQRITLSDGQPGVVCYFQEITARERAEAALRDSEERLRLAIVGSDLGTWHWDLRTGALEWSERCLTIFGIPLGTAMTYETFLGALHPDDRARADEAVRSALQDGAEYRIECRTVWPDGSEHWAVSLGRAYTDADGAATRLEGIAFDITERKRVEMALLESERNYRALATATSEVAYRMSADWSKMLPLDGRDVVASSDASLVEWAWLNQNIPTDEHPRVRRAISEAVATQALFELEHRVRDSNGSVGWTLSRAVPILDANGTVTAWFGTASNITDRRNAQEALSASEARNAFLVMLADTLRPLSDPVTIQVEASRVLGERLGANRVAYFEVHGDDFIVLRDYTSAVPSIVGSHPVASFAPAILAVLRTGRTSAERDVHGQPITPDEQAVFAHLQVRAYITVPLIKDGQFVAGLSVHTDTVRTWSAAELAMAEDTAERTWAAVERARAESALRESEARLSGILRHSPVGIVETDAHGAMTLVNPCWCEMLGRAEAELLGRTILDFTHPACVDATATAFRGVASGGPDIVIELDYCRKDGSVLHAQSHVTAILSPAGELVGMIAVVLDVSARLRAEAELRRLAANLSEVDRRKDVFLATLAHELRNPLAPIRNGLQIMELAEADTGMVEKTRSMMERQVEHMTRLIDDLMDVSRISLGKIQLRTATMSLADAVQSAVESSRALIEVQGHELVVDVPLEPIYVEGDVARLSQVFANLLNNAAKYTGRGGRIRLAVEQQEIDAVVSVDDNGDGIAADKLSHVFDMFTQIDGSLEKSHGGLGLGLYIVKRLVELHDGSIIVESGGYGAGSRFVVRLPAALAPGTNGAVDHKHEPRSTPVRRRILVVDDNHDVATSLAELLHVMGNNTKTAFDGEQALIIAEAFRPDVIVMDIGMPKLNGYDACRRIRSEPWGQNIVIIAQSGWGQEDQVRMSQEAGFTSHLVKPVDPVALNTLLAGLPAPMV, encoded by the coding sequence GTGTCGCAGTCGCTTCCTAATGACCAGTCACTCCTCGCCGAGAATGCCGCGCTGCGCGTGCGCCTCGACAAGGCAGAGGCAATGCTCCGGGCTAGCGGCGTCCGCGAGACGGATGCGCTCGTGGCGGAGGGCGACGCCGACCCGCGGCATGAAGCGGAGGTGGCGCAACGTCGAAACGAAGCGCTGTTCTCCACGATCATCGAGCAGGCGCCGGGCGGCGTGTATGTGGTGGATGCGCAGTTTCGTGTGGCGGCGATGAACGCGGAGACGCGGCCGTACTTCGCGGCGGTGCAGCCGCTGATCGGGCACGATTTCGATGAAGCGCTGGAGATCGTGTGGGGACCGGAGGTCGGGCCGCAGATCGCGACCATCTTCCGACACACGCTGTCAACGGGCGAGCGCTATGTCTCGCCGCGCTTCTCGGAGCAGCGCCACGACATCGGCGTGGAGCAAGCGTTCCAATGGGAGACGCAGCGCATTACCCTGTCCGACGGGCAGCCCGGGGTGGTCTGCTATTTCCAGGAGATCACCGCGCGGGAGCGCGCCGAGGCGGCGCTGCGCGACAGTGAGGAGCGGCTGCGGCTGGCGATTGTCGGGTCGGATCTGGGGACCTGGCATTGGGACCTGCGCACGGGAGCGCTGGAGTGGTCAGAGCGGTGCCTCACGATCTTCGGTATTCCGCTGGGTACCGCCATGACCTACGAGACCTTTCTCGGCGCGCTGCATCCCGACGATCGCGCTCGCGCCGACGAGGCCGTGCGGAGCGCGCTGCAGGACGGCGCGGAATACCGCATCGAGTGTCGTACCGTCTGGCCCGATGGCAGTGAGCACTGGGCAGTGTCGCTCGGCCGCGCCTACACCGACGCCGATGGCGCGGCAACCCGCTTGGAAGGCATCGCCTTTGACATCACCGAACGCAAACGCGTGGAGATGGCGCTGCTGGAAAGCGAGCGAAACTATCGCGCACTGGCAACCGCCACGTCCGAGGTGGCCTACCGCATGTCAGCGGATTGGTCCAAGATGCTGCCGCTGGACGGACGCGACGTGGTGGCCAGTTCGGATGCCTCGCTCGTCGAATGGGCGTGGCTGAACCAAAACATCCCGACCGACGAGCACCCGCGCGTGAGGCGGGCGATCAGCGAAGCCGTCGCCACACAGGCGCTTTTTGAGTTGGAGCATCGCGTCCGTGATTCCAACGGCTCGGTCGGCTGGACGTTGTCTCGCGCCGTGCCAATTCTCGATGCGAACGGAACCGTGACCGCGTGGTTTGGCACCGCGAGCAACATCACCGACAGACGGAACGCACAGGAGGCGCTCAGCGCGAGCGAGGCCCGCAACGCGTTTCTGGTGATGCTGGCCGACACCCTGCGCCCGCTGTCGGACCCCGTCACGATCCAGGTCGAAGCGAGTCGCGTGTTGGGCGAGCGGCTCGGCGCCAACCGGGTCGCGTACTTCGAGGTGCACGGGGACGACTTCATCGTCCTGCGCGACTACACGAGCGCGGTCCCGTCCATCGTCGGGTCACACCCCGTCGCGTCGTTTGCACCAGCGATCCTGGCCGTGTTACGGACCGGCCGCACTTCGGCCGAGCGGGACGTGCACGGTCAGCCTATAACGCCGGATGAGCAAGCGGTCTTTGCTCACCTGCAGGTTCGCGCTTACATCACGGTGCCGTTGATCAAGGATGGGCAGTTCGTGGCGGGCCTTTCTGTGCACACCGACACCGTGCGGACGTGGTCGGCCGCGGAGCTCGCGATGGCAGAGGACACCGCCGAGCGGACGTGGGCGGCGGTTGAACGGGCGCGCGCCGAGAGCGCGCTGCGCGAGAGCGAGGCCCGCCTGAGCGGCATTCTGCGCCACTCACCGGTGGGCATCGTCGAAACCGACGCTCACGGCGCCATGACGCTGGTCAACCCGTGCTGGTGTGAGATGTTGGGCCGCGCCGAGGCAGAACTACTGGGCCGCACCATCCTCGATTTCACCCACCCCGCGTGCGTCGATGCGACCGCGACGGCGTTCCGTGGTGTGGCCTCCGGTGGACCGGATATCGTGATCGAGCTCGATTACTGCCGCAAGGACGGTTCGGTGCTTCACGCGCAGAGCCACGTCACCGCCATCTTGTCTCCCGCCGGCGAGCTCGTCGGAATGATCGCGGTGGTGCTGGACGTCTCCGCACGCCTTCGCGCCGAAGCGGAATTGCGCCGGCTTGCTGCCAATCTGTCCGAGGTCGACCGCCGGAAGGACGTATTTCTGGCGACGCTCGCCCACGAATTGCGGAATCCGCTGGCCCCCATCCGCAACGGCTTGCAAATCATGGAGCTCGCCGAGGCCGATACCGGGATGGTGGAGAAAACACGCTCCATGATGGAGCGACAGGTTGAGCACATGACTCGGCTGATTGACGATCTGATGGATGTGAGTCGCATCAGCTTGGGCAAAATCCAGTTGCGAACGGCGACGATGTCACTGGCGGATGCCGTGCAAAGTGCTGTGGAGAGTAGCCGCGCGCTGATTGAGGTGCAGGGCCATGAACTCGTCGTCGACGTTCCTCTCGAACCCATTTACGTCGAAGGCGACGTCGCCCGGCTGTCGCAGGTCTTTGCCAACCTGCTCAACAACGCGGCCAAGTACACCGGCCGGGGCGGACGCATTCGGCTGGCCGTCGAGCAGCAGGAGATCGACGCGGTGGTGAGCGTCGATGATAACGGAGACGGCATTGCGGCCGACAAGTTGTCTCATGTGTTCGACATGTTCACGCAGATCGACGGCTCGCTGGAGAAGTCGCACGGCGGGCTGGGCCTCGGCCTGTACATCGTGAAGCGGCTGGTAGAGCTGCACGATGGCAGCATTATCGTCGAAAGCGGCGGCTATGGAGCAGGGAGCCGGTTTGTCGTGCGCCTTCCAGCGGCACTGGCCCCAGGAACCAACGGTGCAGTCGACCACAAGCATGAGCCAAGAAGCACGCCGGTACGGCGCCGCATCCTGGTGGTCGATGACAACCACGACGTAGCGACCAGCTTAGCTGAGTTGTTGCACGTCATGGGGAACAACACCAAGACGGCCTTCGACGGCGAGCAGGCCTTGATCATAGCCGAGGCATTCCGGCCGGACGTGATCGTGATGGACATCGGCATGCCGAAGCTGAACGGCTACGACGCGTGTCGCCGTATCCGGAGTGAGCCGTGGGGACAGAACATCGTCATCATTGCCCAGTCTGGCTGGGGGCAGGAAGACCAAGTGCGGATGTCGCAGGAAGCCGGGTTCACGTCGCACCTGGTGAAGCCGGTCGATCCCGTCGCCCTGAATACGCTACTCGCCGGTTTGCCCGCGCCGATGGTGTGA
- a CDS encoding VPS10 domain-containing protein — MRSPLIALVAIVSALALSIGRVRAAHAQLHAQSPTDAALFAPLRWRNIGPNRGGRSIAATGSAQRPLEYYFGATGGGLWKTSDGGTSWAPVTDGQLKSSSVGAVAVAESNPDVVYMGMGEAELRGNIMQGDGVYRSSDAGAHWSHIGLANTQAIARIRIDPRDPDRVYIAALGHPYAPNDERGVFRTTNGGQSWTRILFRNDRTGAVDLIIDPNNPRVLYATLWEVYRRPWMLWSGGAGSGLFKSVDGGDTWTELTRNAGLPGGVLGKITVTVSGADSRRVWANVEAERGGLYRSDDAGATWALVNAGRNLWQRAFYFMRLTADPTNRDGVYVLNFLIEKSVDGGKTFTTIDAPHADHHDLWIDPRDPRRMIEANDAGAIVSVTGGATWTGTRYPTAQIYRVATTDETPYHVCGAQQDNSTICVPSDAASAMAPPGSRPGDWYYEVGGGESADIAPKPGAPDILFAGATNTLTRFDRRSGQARDVQPNPRLVMGEPASAMPERWNWTYPIAVSRLGARPGPVALYAGSQHLWKSLDDGRTWRKISPDLTRADSATMGNSGGPIILDQDGPEIYATIFTIAPSRREASTIWTGSDDGLVHLTRDGGGHWKNVTPPGLAPNSRVSRIDASPHRAGAAYVAVERQQMDDRAPYIWRTEDYGATWTKIINGIADDDFVRVVREDRVRAGLLFAGTEHGVYVSFNNGAAWRPLSQNLPDVQVSDLVVEQRDVVIATHGRSFYVMDNIEPLRQFTTEMLAGRVTGTHLLKPATAVRRVYSAEFDYLLHAAADSVRLDVLEPSGAVVRTMAISSRDALTRGLHRVTWDGRYTGATSFPGIVLEGGDPRRGPWAPPGRYRVRFTAFGGALQDTTLGGTSTAPGTVTELQDLVLVKDPRLTDVTDADLRAQFVLARAIRDAESAANEAVIRVRAIRREVISRNGEAAQLAATATSAVTATMMDSLRSAATTLDREMSAVEQQLYQVKNQSPKDKIAFPIRLNDRLTGLRANLEQGDARPTAAYVRMHLELSRELDTHLSKLDGILRRDVARLNNALRAIGLPPIATGPKM; from the coding sequence ATGCGCTCTCCTCTCATCGCTCTCGTCGCCATTGTCTCGGCACTGGCGCTCTCGATTGGCCGTGTTCGTGCGGCGCACGCGCAGCTGCACGCCCAGTCGCCCACTGACGCGGCCCTTTTCGCGCCGCTCCGCTGGCGCAATATCGGCCCCAACCGCGGCGGCCGCTCGATCGCGGCCACCGGCTCCGCGCAACGACCGCTCGAGTACTACTTCGGCGCCACCGGTGGCGGCCTCTGGAAAACCAGTGACGGCGGGACGAGCTGGGCGCCCGTGACCGACGGTCAGCTCAAGAGTTCGTCGGTGGGCGCCGTGGCGGTGGCCGAGTCGAATCCGGATGTCGTGTACATGGGGATGGGCGAGGCCGAACTGCGCGGCAACATCATGCAGGGCGACGGGGTCTATCGCAGCAGCGATGCCGGCGCGCACTGGTCACACATCGGCCTCGCCAACACGCAGGCCATCGCGCGCATCCGCATCGATCCACGTGATCCCGACCGCGTCTACATCGCGGCACTCGGCCACCCGTACGCGCCGAACGACGAGCGCGGCGTGTTCCGTACGACAAACGGCGGCCAGAGCTGGACGCGGATTCTGTTTCGCAACGATCGAACCGGCGCCGTCGATCTCATCATCGACCCCAACAACCCGCGCGTGCTCTACGCGACGCTGTGGGAAGTGTACCGCAGGCCGTGGATGCTCTGGAGCGGCGGCGCGGGGTCGGGCCTTTTTAAATCCGTCGACGGCGGTGATACCTGGACAGAACTCACGCGCAACGCCGGCCTCCCGGGTGGCGTCTTGGGGAAGATCACTGTGACGGTGAGTGGGGCCGACAGTCGTCGCGTGTGGGCGAATGTCGAAGCAGAGCGCGGTGGGCTGTATCGCTCCGACGACGCGGGCGCGACGTGGGCGCTGGTCAATGCCGGTCGCAATCTCTGGCAGCGCGCATTCTACTTCATGCGGCTGACCGCCGACCCCACGAATCGCGACGGCGTGTACGTGCTGAATTTTCTGATCGAGAAGTCGGTGGACGGCGGCAAGACGTTTACGACCATCGATGCCCCTCACGCGGACCATCACGACTTGTGGATCGACCCACGCGACCCGCGACGGATGATCGAAGCGAATGACGCGGGCGCGATCGTGTCCGTCACGGGCGGTGCCACGTGGACCGGAACACGCTATCCCACAGCGCAGATCTATCGGGTGGCCACCACCGACGAAACGCCGTATCACGTGTGCGGTGCACAACAGGACAACTCCACCATCTGCGTGCCGAGTGATGCCGCGAGTGCGATGGCGCCTCCGGGTTCGCGACCTGGCGACTGGTACTACGAGGTCGGCGGTGGTGAGAGCGCGGACATCGCACCCAAGCCGGGTGCGCCGGACATTCTCTTCGCCGGCGCGACGAACACGCTCACCCGATTCGATCGACGCTCCGGACAGGCGCGTGACGTGCAGCCGAATCCGCGCCTTGTCATGGGGGAGCCTGCCTCGGCCATGCCGGAACGATGGAACTGGACCTATCCCATCGCGGTCTCGCGCTTGGGCGCGCGGCCCGGGCCCGTCGCGCTGTACGCGGGGTCACAGCATCTGTGGAAGTCCCTCGACGACGGTCGCACCTGGCGGAAGATCAGCCCGGATCTCACGCGGGCCGACAGCGCGACGATGGGGAACAGCGGTGGCCCGATCATCCTCGATCAGGATGGTCCTGAGATCTACGCCACCATTTTCACCATCGCGCCGTCGCGGCGCGAGGCGAGCACCATCTGGACCGGTTCGGACGATGGATTGGTCCACCTCACACGCGATGGCGGCGGGCACTGGAAGAACGTGACTCCGCCGGGCCTCGCGCCCAACTCGCGCGTCAGCCGCATCGACGCATCACCGCATCGCGCCGGCGCGGCGTATGTGGCCGTCGAGCGACAGCAGATGGATGATCGCGCGCCGTATATCTGGCGCACCGAGGATTACGGCGCCACGTGGACGAAAATCATCAACGGCATTGCTGACGACGACTTCGTGCGCGTGGTGCGCGAAGATCGCGTACGCGCCGGGCTGCTCTTCGCCGGCACGGAACACGGCGTGTACGTGTCGTTCAACAATGGGGCGGCGTGGCGACCACTGTCGCAGAATCTGCCCGACGTCCAGGTTTCCGATCTGGTGGTGGAGCAGCGCGATGTCGTGATCGCCACGCATGGTCGCTCGTTCTACGTGATGGACAACATCGAGCCGCTGCGGCAGTTCACCACGGAGATGCTGGCCGGCCGTGTCACGGGTACGCACTTGCTCAAGCCGGCCACGGCGGTGCGCCGCGTTTACTCGGCAGAGTTCGACTATCTCCTCCACGCCGCCGCCGACAGCGTGCGCCTTGACGTGCTGGAGCCGAGCGGCGCGGTTGTGCGCACCATGGCGATCTCGAGCCGCGACGCCCTTACGCGCGGCCTGCATCGTGTCACGTGGGACGGGCGTTATACCGGCGCCACCAGTTTCCCCGGCATCGTGCTGGAAGGCGGCGATCCGCGCCGTGGTCCGTGGGCACCACCCGGACGATATCGCGTACGGTTCACCGCCTTTGGCGGCGCGCTGCAGGACACCACTCTCGGCGGCACGAGCACCGCGCCTGGCACGGTCACCGAGCTGCAAGACCTCGTGCTGGTCAAGGATCCGCGCCTCACCGACGTCACCGATGCCGACCTGCGCGCGCAGTTCGTTCTGGCGCGAGCCATTCGCGATGCGGAAAGCGCGGCCAACGAGGCGGTCATACGCGTGCGGGCGATTCGCCGCGAAGTGATATCGCGGAACGGTGAGGCGGCACAACTCGCGGCCACGGCCACGAGCGCGGTGACCGCCACGATGATGGACAGTCTCCGCAGCGCGGCGACGACGCTTGATCGCGAGATGAGTGCGGTCGAGCAGCAGCTGTATCAGGTGAAGAACCAGAGCCCGAAGGACAAGATCGCGTTTCCCATCCGGCTGAACGATAGGCTGACCGGGCTGCGCGCGAATCTCGAGCAGGGCGATGCGCGACCAACGGCGGCCTACGTGCGCATGCACCTGGAACTCTCGCGTGAGCTGGACACGCACCTCAGCAAGCTCGACGGCATCCTGCGTCGCGATGTGGCGCGCTTGAACAATGCGCTGCGAGCCATTGGGCTGCCGCCGATTGCGACCGGGCCGAAGATGTAG